The following proteins are encoded in a genomic region of Toxotes jaculatrix isolate fToxJac2 chromosome 3, fToxJac2.pri, whole genome shotgun sequence:
- the LOC121179591 gene encoding neurogenic differentiation factor 4-like gives MMIKPYVRQGEGEEVVSPLQWMDEDTSSPDGDTPVSSHLYRAGGTNQQVREMGSEDAEEDEEDEEEGEEDDNKSKRRGPKKKRMTKARQERFRARRIKANARERSRMHGLNDALENLRSIMPCHSKTQKLSKIETLRLARNYICALSEALEGGLSTESRAFMETLCKGLSQPTTNLVAGCLQVGPAPGAGMRPEDRHGVRAPPTPLGGMVSYSSPGLPSPPYGTFDSAHLLHLRAMKGGAYENHSPHEYNTGGVGTPPYDGPPTPPLSITSNLVPKQEPSPHYPPPHQYSPSPVDQGLYQTQSGYDAHLEGPYDSYHPPHMPPRHITSVYRD, from the coding sequence ATGATGATTAAGCCATATGTGAGAcagggtgagggagaggaggtcGTCAGCCCTCTGCAGTGGATGGATGAAGACACCAGCTCACCTGATGGAGACACACCAGTGTCCTCTCATCTTTACAGAGCAGGTGGGACGAACCAACAGGTCAGGGAGATGGGGAGTGAGGATGcggaggaagacgaggaggacgaagaggaaggagaggaggatgacaaCAAGTCCAAACGACGAGGGCCTAAGAAAAAGCGGATGACCAAAGCCCGACAGGAGCGTTTCCGTGCGAGGCGCATAAAGGCTAACGCCAGGGAGCGCTCACGTATGCATGGTCTAAATGATGCACTGGAGAACCTCCGCAGCATCATGCCCTGTCACTCCAAAACCCAGAAACTGTCCAAGATCGAGACATTACGGCTGGCCCGCAACTACATCTGTGCTCTGTCTGAGGCGCTGGAGGGGGGGCTGTCCACAGAGAGCAGGGCTTTCATGGAGACACTGTGTAAGGGACTCTCACAGCCCACCACCAACCTGGTGGCTGGCTGCTTGCAGGTGGGACCAGCTCCTGGTGCTGGGATGAGGCCTGAGGACAGACACGGTGTTCGGGCACCACCTACTCCTCTTGGTGGCATGGTGAGCTACTCTTCTCCAGGCCTGCCAAGTCCTCCATATGGCACTTTTGACTCTGCTCACCTTCTTCACCTGAGGGCGATGAAGGGAGGAGCGTATGAGAACCACTCGCCACACGAGTATAACACTGGCGGTGTGGGGACCCCTCCATACGATGGCCCTCCTACACCACCTCTGAGCATCACCAGTAACCTGGTGCCCAAACAGGAGCCTTCACCCCATTACCCACCCCCACACCAATACTCCCCTTCCCCTGTAGACCAGGGCCTGTATCAGACTCAGAGCGGCTATGACGCACACTTAGAGGGACCATATGACTCCTACCATCCACCGCACATGCCCCCCCGACACATAACCTCCGTCTACAGAGACTAA